A single region of the Streptomyces sp. NBC_01381 genome encodes:
- a CDS encoding GntR family transcriptional regulator, with the protein MGTEAGSTGTDVDGAPSVGRTARVPKYYRLKRHLLDMTETLPPGTPVPPERTLAAEFDTSRTTVRQALQELVVEGRLERIQGKGTFVAKPKVSQALQLTSYTEDMRAQGLEPTSQLLDIGYITADDTLAGLLDISTGGRVLRIERLRLANGEAMAIETTHLSAKRFPALRRSLVKYTSLYTALAEVYDVHLAEAEETIETSLATPREAGLLGTDVGLPMLLLSRHSLDGGGKPVEWVRSVYRGDRYKFVARLKRPTD; encoded by the coding sequence ATGGGCACCGAGGCGGGGAGCACAGGAACCGACGTGGACGGGGCCCCGAGCGTCGGCCGCACCGCACGTGTGCCCAAGTACTACCGCCTGAAGCGCCACTTGCTCGACATGACGGAGACCCTGCCGCCCGGCACCCCCGTCCCGCCGGAGCGCACGCTGGCCGCCGAGTTCGACACCTCGCGCACCACCGTGCGCCAGGCCCTGCAGGAGCTGGTCGTCGAGGGCCGCCTCGAGCGGATCCAGGGCAAGGGCACCTTCGTCGCCAAGCCCAAGGTCTCCCAGGCGCTGCAACTCACCTCGTACACCGAGGACATGCGCGCCCAGGGCCTCGAACCGACCTCGCAGCTCCTGGACATCGGCTACATCACCGCCGACGACACGCTCGCAGGGCTGCTCGACATCAGCACCGGCGGCCGTGTCCTCAGGATCGAGCGGCTGCGCCTGGCCAACGGCGAGGCGATGGCCATCGAGACCACCCATCTGTCGGCCAAGCGCTTCCCGGCGCTGCGCCGCTCGCTGGTCAAGTACACATCGCTCTACACGGCCTTGGCCGAGGTGTACGACGTCCATCTGGCGGAGGCCGAGGAGACCATCGAGACCTCCCTCGCAACCCCGCGCGAGGCGGGCCTGCTCGGCACGGACGTGGGTCTGCCGATGCTGCTGCTCTCCCGGCACTCCCTCGACGGCGGCGGAAAACCGGTGGAATGGGTGCGCTCGGTCTACCGCGGCGACCGGTACAAGTTCGTGGCCCGCCTCAAGCGGCCCACGGACTGA
- a CDS encoding extracellular solute-binding protein, which produces MKRKLIAAIGVAGMLVSIAACGGDDGDKKSGGADGYKGETLTLWAMDGSTPEKWQKDVTAAFEKKTGAKLKFEVQQWNGIQQKLTTALSEENPPDVFEIGNTQTAAYAKTGGLAELGDLKEGLGADWTESINKSSVVDGKQYAAPWFVLNRVVIYNKKVWADAGIKDTPKTRAEFLKDLKAIESKTDAEPIYLPGQNWYHFVGLTIGEGAELVKKDGDKYVSNLTDPKVAKAMKTYKEFADLSKAPKNKDEATPQQAEVFAKGKTGAFVGMSWEAATAIKANPKIEKDIGYFTIPGATADKPEGVFLGGSNLAVAATSEKQELAKEFLKIALSDKFEGALAKEGGVIPNKQALEAQLKGNPAAEAMAPATAGGGTTPLIPEWAAVENPPNPIKNYMTAVLNGKSNDEAAEQVEGELNKRLSQKQ; this is translated from the coding sequence GTGAAGCGCAAGCTCATAGCGGCCATCGGTGTCGCGGGCATGTTGGTCTCGATCGCGGCGTGTGGCGGCGACGACGGAGACAAGAAGTCCGGCGGAGCCGACGGCTACAAGGGTGAGACGCTGACGCTCTGGGCGATGGACGGTTCGACGCCGGAGAAGTGGCAGAAGGACGTCACGGCGGCCTTCGAGAAGAAGACCGGCGCGAAGCTGAAGTTCGAAGTCCAGCAGTGGAACGGCATCCAGCAGAAGCTGACCACCGCCCTCTCCGAGGAGAACCCGCCGGACGTCTTCGAGATCGGCAACACCCAGACCGCCGCGTACGCCAAGACCGGTGGCCTCGCCGAACTCGGCGACCTCAAGGAAGGGCTCGGCGCCGACTGGACCGAGTCGATCAACAAGTCCTCCGTCGTGGACGGCAAGCAGTACGCCGCCCCGTGGTTCGTCCTCAACCGCGTCGTCATCTACAACAAGAAGGTCTGGGCCGACGCCGGCATCAAGGACACCCCCAAGACCCGCGCCGAGTTCCTCAAGGACCTCAAGGCAATCGAGTCCAAGACGGACGCCGAGCCGATCTACCTGCCCGGCCAGAACTGGTACCACTTCGTCGGCCTGACCATCGGTGAGGGCGCCGAACTGGTCAAGAAGGACGGCGACAAGTACGTCTCCAACCTCACCGACCCCAAGGTCGCCAAGGCCATGAAGACGTACAAGGAGTTCGCGGACCTCTCCAAGGCCCCCAAGAACAAGGACGAGGCCACCCCGCAGCAGGCCGAGGTCTTCGCCAAGGGCAAGACCGGCGCCTTCGTCGGCATGAGCTGGGAGGCCGCCACCGCGATCAAGGCCAACCCGAAGATCGAGAAGGACATCGGCTACTTCACGATCCCCGGCGCCACCGCGGACAAGCCCGAGGGCGTCTTCCTCGGCGGCTCCAACCTCGCCGTCGCCGCGACCAGCGAGAAGCAGGAGCTCGCCAAGGAGTTCCTGAAGATCGCCCTGTCCGACAAGTTCGAGGGCGCGCTCGCCAAGGAAGGCGGCGTCATCCCCAACAAGCAGGCCCTGGAAGCCCAGCTCAAGGGCAACCCCGCAGCCGAGGCCATGGCCCCCGCCACCGCCGGCGGCGGCACGACCCCGCTGATCCCGGAGTGGGCCGCGGTGGAGAACCCGCCGAACCCGATCAAGAACTACATGACCGCGGTCCTGAACGGTAAGTCCAACGATGAGGCCGCCGAGCAGGTCGAGGGCGAGCTCAACAAGCGCCTGTCGCAGAAGCAGTAA
- a CDS encoding carbohydrate ABC transporter permease, translated as MTVQTERPPSGPTDVVKTDGRPGDTGKPRERARSLAPYLLLLPAIAATLVFLGWPLVNNGILSFQNLNMRQFILHLTEWNGIDNFKEVLTGEDFWRVTGRSIAFTAVNVVLIMLLGTLIGLLLARLGKRMRTLLLVGLVLAWAMPIIASTTVYQWLFATRFGVVNWVLDKAGWHSMADFDWMGSQYSTFFVVIVLIVWQSIPFVAINLYAATTTIPKELYEAASLDGAGAWKRFTNVTLPYMKPFLLATTFLEIIWVFKAFAQVFALNEGGPDRLTEILPVYAYIEGMGNQHFGMGAAIALLTIVILLALTSFYLRIVLKQEEDEL; from the coding sequence ATGACCGTGCAGACCGAACGGCCGCCCTCCGGCCCGACGGACGTCGTGAAAACGGACGGACGGCCGGGAGACACCGGCAAGCCCCGCGAGCGGGCCCGGTCGCTCGCGCCCTACCTGCTACTGCTTCCCGCGATCGCGGCCACGCTCGTGTTCCTCGGCTGGCCCCTGGTCAACAACGGGATCCTGTCGTTCCAGAACCTCAACATGAGGCAGTTCATCCTCCACCTCACCGAGTGGAACGGGATCGACAACTTCAAGGAGGTCCTCACCGGCGAGGACTTCTGGCGGGTCACCGGCCGCTCGATCGCGTTCACCGCGGTCAACGTCGTACTGATCATGCTGCTCGGCACCCTGATCGGCCTGCTGCTCGCACGGCTCGGCAAGCGGATGCGGACGCTGCTCCTGGTCGGACTCGTGCTCGCCTGGGCGATGCCGATCATCGCGTCGACGACCGTCTACCAGTGGCTGTTCGCGACGCGCTTCGGCGTCGTCAACTGGGTCCTGGACAAGGCCGGCTGGCACTCGATGGCCGATTTCGACTGGATGGGCAGCCAGTACTCCACCTTCTTCGTGGTCATCGTCCTGATCGTCTGGCAGTCGATCCCCTTCGTGGCGATCAATCTGTACGCCGCGACGACGACGATCCCCAAGGAGCTCTACGAAGCCGCGTCACTGGACGGCGCAGGAGCCTGGAAGCGGTTCACGAACGTCACGCTTCCGTACATGAAGCCCTTCCTCCTCGCGACGACCTTCCTGGAGATCATCTGGGTCTTCAAGGCGTTCGCGCAGGTCTTCGCGCTCAACGAGGGCGGCCCCGACCGGCTCACCGAGATCCTGCCCGTCTACGCCTACATCGAGGGCATGGGCAACCAGCACTTCGGCATGGGTGCGGCGATCGCGCTGCTCACCATCGTCATCCTGCTGGCCCTGACCTCCTTCTACCTGCGGATCGTGCTCAAGCAAGAGGAGGACGAGCTGTGA
- a CDS encoding carbohydrate ABC transporter permease has translation MWPNAVAVVLFIGFVFPVYWMFATAFKPTGDIISEDPVWFPTDATFEHFKTAVEADHFWTMVGNSLTVTVLAVLFSLIIGLASAFALARMRFKGRRGFIIGFMLAQMAPWEVMVIAIYMIVRDADMLNSLVPLTLFYMVMILPFTLLTLRGFVAAVPRELEESAMVDGCSRMQAFRRVILPLLAPGLMSTSLFGFITAWNEFPLVLVLNKEAEAKTLPVWLSGFQTAFGDDWGATMAAASLFAIPILVLFVFLQRRAVSGLTDGAVKG, from the coding sequence ATCTGGCCCAACGCGGTGGCCGTCGTGCTCTTCATCGGGTTCGTCTTCCCCGTGTACTGGATGTTCGCCACGGCCTTCAAGCCGACCGGCGACATCATCAGCGAGGACCCGGTGTGGTTCCCGACCGACGCGACGTTCGAGCACTTCAAGACGGCCGTCGAGGCCGACCACTTCTGGACGATGGTCGGCAACTCCCTCACCGTCACCGTCCTCGCCGTGCTCTTCTCGCTGATCATCGGCCTCGCGTCGGCGTTCGCACTCGCCCGGATGCGCTTCAAGGGACGGCGCGGCTTCATCATCGGCTTCATGCTGGCCCAGATGGCGCCCTGGGAAGTCATGGTCATCGCCATCTACATGATCGTGCGCGACGCCGACATGCTGAACAGCCTCGTCCCGCTCACCCTCTTCTACATGGTGATGATCCTGCCCTTCACGCTCCTGACACTGCGCGGCTTCGTCGCCGCCGTGCCGCGCGAGCTTGAGGAGTCGGCGATGGTCGACGGCTGTTCACGGATGCAGGCGTTCCGCCGGGTGATCCTGCCGCTGCTCGCACCGGGCCTGATGTCGACCTCGCTCTTCGGCTTCATCACGGCCTGGAACGAATTCCCGCTGGTCCTTGTCCTCAACAAGGAGGCGGAGGCCAAGACGCTGCCGGTGTGGCTCTCAGGCTTCCAGACCGCCTTCGGCGACGACTGGGGTGCCACCATGGCCGCCGCCTCACTCTTCGCCATCCCGATCCTGGTCCTCTTCGTCTTCCTGCAGCGCAGGGCCGTCAGCGGTCTGACCGACGGCGCCGTGAAGGGATAA
- a CDS encoding glycoside hydrolase family 3 protein → MSTLIRPTDTLTRDALTVLQPGFVGTSAPDWLLRRIGEGLASVGLFGRNISSPAQLAALTAQLRAERDDVLVAIDEEGGDVTRLEVRSGSSFPGNHALGAVDDTALTRDVAAELGRRLAACGVNLNWAPSADVNSNPDNPVIGVRSFGADPLLVARHTAAYVEGLQSAGVAACTKHFPGHGDTAVDSHHDVPRIGVDPEVLRARDLAPFRAAIAAGTRAVMSAHILVPSLDPEYPATLSHRILTGVLREELNYDGLIVTDGMEMQAISATYGIERGSVLAIAAGADAICVGGGLADDETVLRLRDALVGAVHRGELSEERLADAAARVRALAHWTSVSGAADRSGVAPDTEIGLVAARRALTVTRGDSYTAPLTEAPYVAAFTPMANIAVGDETPWGVAAELERLLPGTETGSFTGPDAGALALAEAGERRIVAVVRDAHRHAWMAEALNTLLASRPDTVVVEMGVPQSHPQGSLHIATHGAARVCGLAAAEVITGR, encoded by the coding sequence ATGTCGACACTCATTCGCCCCACCGACACCCTCACCCGGGACGCCCTGACCGTCCTGCAGCCGGGCTTCGTCGGCACCAGCGCACCGGACTGGCTGCTCCGCCGCATCGGCGAAGGCCTCGCCTCCGTCGGCCTGTTCGGCCGCAACATCTCCTCACCAGCACAACTGGCCGCACTCACCGCCCAGTTGCGTGCGGAGCGCGATGACGTCCTGGTCGCCATCGACGAGGAGGGCGGTGACGTGACCCGCCTGGAGGTCCGCTCCGGCTCCTCCTTCCCGGGCAACCACGCGCTCGGCGCGGTCGACGACACGGCGCTGACCCGTGACGTGGCGGCCGAGCTGGGCCGCCGCCTCGCCGCGTGCGGCGTCAACCTCAACTGGGCGCCCTCGGCGGACGTCAACTCCAACCCGGACAACCCGGTCATCGGCGTACGCTCCTTCGGCGCCGACCCGCTCCTGGTGGCCCGGCACACCGCCGCGTACGTCGAGGGCCTGCAGTCCGCCGGCGTCGCCGCCTGCACCAAGCACTTCCCCGGGCACGGCGACACGGCGGTCGACTCACACCACGACGTGCCGCGCATCGGAGTCGACCCCGAGGTGCTCCGGGCCCGTGACCTCGCCCCGTTCCGCGCGGCGATCGCCGCGGGCACGCGGGCCGTGATGAGCGCGCACATCCTGGTGCCGTCGCTCGACCCCGAGTACCCGGCAACGCTCTCGCACCGCATCCTGACCGGCGTACTGCGCGAGGAACTGAACTACGACGGCCTGATCGTCACCGACGGCATGGAGATGCAGGCCATCTCCGCGACGTACGGCATCGAGCGGGGCAGCGTCCTCGCCATCGCCGCGGGCGCCGACGCGATCTGCGTGGGCGGCGGCCTCGCGGACGACGAGACGGTGCTTCGCCTGCGGGACGCGCTGGTGGGGGCCGTCCACAGGGGCGAACTCTCCGAGGAACGCCTCGCCGACGCGGCCGCCCGCGTCCGTGCGCTGGCCCACTGGACCTCGGTGTCGGGCGCGGCCGACCGTTCGGGGGTCGCGCCCGACACCGAGATCGGCCTGGTCGCGGCCCGCCGCGCCTTGACCGTCACCCGCGGCGATTCCTACACCGCCCCGCTCACCGAAGCTCCGTACGTCGCTGCCTTCACGCCGATGGCCAACATCGCGGTGGGCGACGAGACCCCGTGGGGCGTGGCGGCGGAACTGGAACGCCTGCTCCCGGGAACGGAGACGGGCAGCTTCACCGGCCCGGACGCGGGCGCGCTGGCGCTGGCCGAGGCGGGGGAGCGGCGGATCGTGGCGGTGGTCCGCGACGCCCACCGCCACGCCTGGATGGCAGAGGCCCTGAACACCCTGCTGGCATCCCGCCCCGACACAGTGGTGGTGGAAATGGGCGTCCCCCAGTCCCACCCACAGGGCTCCCTCCACATCGCCACGCATGGCGCGGCACGGGTGTGCGGCTTGGCGGCGGCGGAGGTCATTACGGGGCGCTAG